Proteins encoded by one window of Ramlibacter tataouinensis:
- a CDS encoding MBL fold metallo-hydrolase, which produces MNPQVHAVFDAATWTVSYVIHDGPGSACAIIDPVLDYDPRSGRTGTASADRLIEFVQAHNLRVEWILETHAHADHLTAAPYLKAELGGKTAIGEHITAVQGVFKAIYHLGPEFRQDGSQFDRLLADGDEIRVGRLVGEVLHVPGHTPADIAYRFGDAVFVGDTLFMPDVGTARCDFPGGDARKLYASIRRLLELPPSTRLFMCHDYPPQGREPAWETTVAEQRKGNIHVHDGVGEDAFVDMRTRRDATLEMPTLILPAVQVNIRAGELPPPEANGVAYLKIPVNAL; this is translated from the coding sequence ATGAACCCCCAAGTGCACGCCGTCTTCGACGCAGCGACGTGGACCGTGAGCTACGTCATCCACGACGGTCCGGGCTCGGCCTGCGCCATCATCGACCCGGTGCTGGATTACGACCCCAGGTCAGGCCGCACCGGCACCGCATCGGCCGACCGCCTGATCGAGTTCGTGCAGGCGCACAACCTGCGGGTCGAATGGATCCTGGAGACCCACGCCCATGCCGACCACCTGACGGCGGCGCCCTACCTGAAGGCGGAACTGGGCGGCAAGACGGCCATCGGCGAGCACATCACCGCCGTGCAGGGCGTGTTCAAGGCCATCTACCACCTGGGGCCGGAGTTCCGGCAGGACGGCTCGCAGTTCGACCGCCTGCTGGCCGACGGCGACGAGATCCGCGTGGGCCGGCTGGTCGGCGAGGTCCTGCACGTGCCCGGCCATACGCCGGCCGACATCGCCTATCGCTTCGGCGACGCGGTGTTCGTGGGCGACACCCTGTTCATGCCGGACGTGGGCACCGCGCGCTGCGACTTCCCGGGGGGCGATGCCCGCAAGCTGTACGCGTCGATCCGTCGCCTGTTGGAACTGCCGCCGTCCACGCGCCTGTTCATGTGCCACGACTACCCGCCGCAGGGCCGCGAGCCCGCCTGGGAGACCACCGTCGCCGAACAGCGCAAGGGCAACATCCACGTGCATGACGGCGTCGGCGAGGACGCCTTCGTGGACATGCGGACCCGGCGCGACGCGACGCTGGAGATGCCGACGCTGATCCTGCCGGCGGTGCAGGTCAACATCCGCGCCGGCGAGCTGCCGCCGCCCGAAGCCAACGGCGTCGCCTACCTGAAGATCCCGGTCAACGCGCTGTGA
- a CDS encoding ArsR/SmtB family transcription factor: MTPDTTVPLSEMQAASHKACVLMKVLANPDRLLILCHLSQGEARVGELEQALGIVQPTLSQQLTVLRAEELVTTRREGKNIYYSLASPQALAVIQTLYQQFCQGAQE, from the coding sequence ATGACCCCCGACACGACCGTTCCCCTGTCCGAGATGCAGGCGGCCTCGCACAAGGCCTGCGTCCTGATGAAGGTGCTGGCCAACCCCGACCGGCTGCTGATCCTGTGCCACCTGTCGCAAGGCGAGGCACGGGTCGGCGAACTGGAACAGGCGCTGGGCATCGTCCAGCCCACCTTGTCGCAGCAGCTGACCGTGCTGCGGGCCGAAGAGCTGGTCACCACCCGGCGCGAGGGCAAGAACATCTACTACTCGCTGGCCAGCCCGCAGGCGCTGGCGGTGATCCAGACCCTTTACCAGCAGTTCTGCCAAGGCGCGCAGGAGTAA
- a CDS encoding YeeE/YedE family protein, with the protein MTIDWTHFTPWASLAGGVLLGVAAAVFILANGRVLGISGILGGLLSPKPGDAGWRIAFLLGMAAAPVTFGLLAPAGFLPAPRIEAGLGAVIAAGLLVGFGTRYGSGCTSGHGVCGLSRLSPRSLVATAAFMGAGFLTVYLLRHA; encoded by the coding sequence ATGACCATCGACTGGACCCATTTCACCCCTTGGGCCTCGCTCGCCGGCGGCGTGCTGCTCGGCGTCGCGGCTGCCGTCTTCATCCTGGCCAATGGCCGGGTGCTGGGCATCAGCGGCATCCTGGGCGGGCTGCTGTCGCCCAAGCCGGGCGACGCCGGCTGGCGCATCGCCTTCCTGCTCGGCATGGCGGCGGCACCCGTGACCTTCGGGCTGCTGGCGCCGGCCGGTTTTCTGCCGGCGCCGCGCATCGAGGCCGGCCTGGGGGCGGTGATCGCGGCCGGCCTGCTGGTCGGCTTCGGCACCCGCTACGGCTCCGGCTGCACCAGCGGCCATGGCGTATGCGGGCTGTCGCGCCTGTCGCCGCGCTCGCTGGTTGCCACCGCGGCCTTCATGGGCGCGGGCTTCCTGACCGTCTATCTGCTGCGCCACGCCTGA
- a CDS encoding DUF6691 family protein produces MSRAIEFLVGLLFGWGLLLSGMTDPGKVQGFLDVAGAWDPSLAFVMGGAIAVGFFAFALARKRTRTLLGGALQLPTARDIDKPLVVGSLIFGAGWGLAGFCPGPGLVAMAAGNGKALVFVAAMVVGMLGFELLDRFSRRGPRPAAS; encoded by the coding sequence ATGAGCCGTGCCATCGAATTCCTCGTCGGCCTGCTGTTCGGCTGGGGCCTGCTGCTGTCGGGCATGACCGATCCCGGCAAGGTCCAGGGCTTTCTCGACGTGGCGGGCGCCTGGGACCCCTCGCTCGCCTTCGTGATGGGCGGCGCCATTGCCGTCGGCTTCTTCGCCTTCGCGCTGGCGCGCAAGCGCACCCGCACCTTACTGGGCGGCGCGCTGCAGCTGCCGACAGCGCGCGACATCGACAAGCCGCTGGTCGTCGGCTCCCTGATCTTCGGCGCCGGCTGGGGCCTGGCGGGCTTCTGCCCGGGACCGGGGCTGGTGGCGATGGCCGCCGGCAACGGCAAGGCGCTGGTGTTCGTCGCCGCCATGGTCGTGGGCATGCTCGGCTTCGAGCTGCTGGACCGCTTCAGCCGTCGCGGGCCGCGGCCCGCCGCCTCCTGA
- a CDS encoding SulP family inorganic anion transporter translates to MSAAAGRRAAWLLRPAWSRGYGRDTLLRDGVAAVIVTLMLIPQSLAYAALAGLPLEAGLYASIAPLLLYALFGSSGVLAVGPVAVVSLMTAAAIGEHAAAGVPAWTAALTLAFLSGGMLFLMGLLRLGFVANFLSRPVIAGFITASALLIAASQLAVVLGVPAKGPNFFVTIAALLARLREVHGLTAAVGLGAIAFLWWVRRGLQPLLLRLGVGARAADLAAKAGPVAGVVLTGLLTWAFGLDQQGLKVVGTVPQGLPPLTAPAWDLSLWQRLAVPALLIGVVGFVESVSVGQTLAARRRERIDPDRELLGLGAGNVAAAFTGGFPVTGGFARSVVNFDAGAQTPAAGIFTAGGILLAALLLTPALYHVPQATLAATIIVAVLSLVDLDSLRRTWAYSKGDFLCVLATLAVTLGWGVESGLITGVLLSLALYLLRSSRPHIAEVGLVPGTEHFRNVLRHRVRVSPRVLSLRVDESLYFANARALEDRINDAVAARPQLRHVVLQCSAVNAIDASALESLEAIDHRLADAGVRLHLSEVKGPVMDRLQPTAFLRRLRGQVFLTHYQAIETLAPEVLQDDRANPAATAAPAARA, encoded by the coding sequence ATGAGTGCCGCCGCCGGCCGCCGCGCAGCTTGGCTGCTGCGTCCGGCCTGGTCGCGCGGCTACGGCCGCGACACCCTGCTGCGCGATGGCGTGGCGGCGGTGATCGTCACGCTGATGCTGATCCCGCAAAGCCTGGCCTATGCCGCGCTGGCGGGGCTGCCACTCGAGGCCGGGCTGTACGCCAGCATCGCGCCGCTGCTGCTCTATGCCCTGTTCGGCAGCAGCGGCGTGCTGGCGGTGGGGCCGGTGGCCGTGGTGTCGCTGATGACGGCCGCCGCGATCGGCGAGCACGCCGCGGCCGGCGTGCCGGCTTGGACCGCCGCGCTCACGCTGGCCTTCCTGTCCGGCGGCATGCTGTTCCTGATGGGACTGCTGCGGCTGGGCTTCGTCGCCAACTTCCTCAGCCGCCCGGTGATCGCCGGTTTCATCACGGCCTCCGCGCTGCTGATCGCGGCCAGCCAGCTGGCCGTGGTGCTCGGCGTGCCGGCCAAGGGGCCCAACTTCTTCGTCACGATCGCCGCCCTGCTTGCGCGGCTGCGCGAGGTGCACGGGCTGACCGCCGCCGTCGGCCTGGGGGCCATCGCCTTCCTGTGGTGGGTGCGGCGCGGCCTCCAGCCGCTGCTGCTGCGCCTGGGCGTGGGCGCGCGGGCGGCCGACCTGGCCGCCAAGGCCGGCCCGGTCGCCGGCGTCGTGCTCACCGGCCTGCTCACCTGGGCGTTCGGGTTGGACCAGCAGGGGCTCAAGGTGGTCGGCACCGTGCCGCAGGGCCTGCCGCCGCTGACGGCGCCGGCCTGGGACCTGTCGCTCTGGCAGCGGCTGGCCGTGCCGGCGCTGCTGATCGGGGTGGTGGGCTTCGTCGAGTCGGTCTCGGTCGGCCAGACGCTGGCGGCGCGCCGACGCGAGCGCATCGACCCCGACCGCGAGCTGCTCGGCCTGGGTGCCGGCAACGTCGCCGCGGCGTTCACGGGGGGCTTTCCCGTCACCGGGGGCTTCGCCCGCTCGGTGGTGAACTTCGATGCCGGCGCGCAAACCCCGGCCGCGGGCATCTTCACCGCCGGCGGCATCCTGCTGGCGGCGCTGCTGCTGACGCCGGCGCTGTACCACGTGCCACAGGCCACGCTGGCGGCCACCATCATCGTCGCCGTGCTGTCGCTGGTGGACCTGGACAGCCTGCGCCGCACCTGGGCCTATTCCAAGGGCGACTTCCTGTGCGTGCTGGCCACGCTGGCGGTGACGCTGGGCTGGGGCGTCGAGAGCGGCCTGATCACCGGGGTGTTGCTCTCGCTCGCGCTGTACCTGCTGCGCAGCAGCCGGCCGCACATCGCCGAGGTCGGGCTGGTCCCCGGCACCGAGCACTTCCGCAACGTGCTGCGCCACCGCGTGCGGGTCTCGCCCCGGGTGCTCAGCCTGCGGGTGGACGAGAGCCTGTACTTCGCCAATGCCCGTGCGCTGGAAGACCGGATCAACGACGCCGTCGCCGCCCGCCCCCAGCTCAGGCACGTGGTGCTGCAGTGCTCGGCGGTCAACGCCATCGATGCCAGCGCGCTCGAGAGCCTGGAAGCCATCGACCACCGGCTCGCCGACGCCGGCGTGCGACTGCACCTGAGCGAGGTGAAAGGCCCGGTGATGGACCGGCTGCAGCCGACCGCCTTCCTGCGCCGCCTGCGCGGCCAGGTGTTCCTGACGCACTACCAGGCGATCGAAACGCTGGCGCCCGAGGTGCTGCAGGACGACCGCGCGAACCCGGCTGCCACAGCCGCGCCCGCCGCCCGCGCCTGA
- the ligD gene encoding non-homologous end-joining DNA ligase, whose amino-acid sequence MAAASSGTVLAVGEHEVTISNPGKLLFPQAGIGKLDLVRYYVAVAEGALRGAGGRPCVLKRFPDGIEGESFFQKRAPASRPDWVEVSTIRFPSGRTADEVVPRHAATLAWMANLGCIELHPHPVRADDLEHPDELRVDLDPVPGVEWPQIRQVAALAREVLHEHGLAGWPKTSGSRGIHVLVRIERRWSFDQVRRAALALAREVERRAPGLATAQWWKEQRHGVFVDYNQNAKDRTVASAYSVRPRPDARVSTPVDWDELQRCDPADFTLRTVPGRLAKIGDPHAGIDDAAGSLESLLELSSQQEREGQGDAPWPPHYRKQAGEPPRAPPSARKAGRAAQPLAKDR is encoded by the coding sequence ATGGCTGCGGCGTCCAGCGGCACGGTGCTCGCCGTCGGCGAGCACGAAGTCACGATCAGCAATCCGGGCAAGCTGCTGTTCCCGCAGGCGGGCATCGGCAAGCTGGACCTCGTGCGCTACTACGTGGCGGTGGCCGAAGGCGCCCTGCGCGGCGCCGGCGGGCGGCCGTGCGTCCTCAAGCGCTTCCCGGATGGCATCGAGGGCGAGTCCTTCTTCCAGAAGCGGGCCCCGGCCAGCCGTCCGGACTGGGTGGAGGTCAGCACCATCCGCTTCCCGTCCGGCCGCACGGCCGACGAGGTGGTGCCGCGCCACGCCGCCACCCTGGCCTGGATGGCCAACCTCGGCTGCATCGAGCTGCACCCGCACCCGGTGCGCGCCGACGACCTGGAGCACCCGGACGAACTGCGGGTCGACCTGGACCCGGTGCCCGGCGTCGAGTGGCCGCAGATCCGGCAGGTGGCGGCGCTGGCGCGCGAGGTGCTGCACGAGCACGGCCTGGCGGGCTGGCCCAAGACCTCCGGCTCGCGCGGCATCCACGTGCTGGTGCGCATCGAGCGGCGCTGGTCGTTCGACCAGGTGCGGCGCGCCGCGCTGGCGCTGGCGCGCGAGGTCGAGCGGCGCGCGCCCGGGTTGGCGACCGCCCAGTGGTGGAAGGAGCAGCGCCACGGCGTGTTCGTCGACTACAACCAGAACGCCAAGGACCGCACGGTGGCCTCGGCCTACTCGGTGCGTCCGCGCCCGGACGCGCGCGTGTCCACCCCGGTCGATTGGGACGAACTGCAGCGGTGCGACCCGGCCGACTTCACGCTGCGCACGGTGCCGGGCCGGCTGGCGAAGATCGGCGACCCGCACGCCGGCATCGACGATGCGGCCGGCTCGCTCGAATCGCTGCTGGAGCTGTCGTCGCAGCAGGAGCGCGAGGGGCAGGGCGACGCCCCCTGGCCGCCGCACTACCGCAAGCAGGCCGGCGAGCCGCCGCGGGCGCCGCCGTCGGCGCGCAAGGCGGGCCGTGCAGCGCAGCCGCTCGCCAAGGACCGTTAG
- a CDS encoding peptide chain release factor 3 — protein MSASPFAAETRRRRTFAIISHPDAGKTTLTEKLLLFSGAIQIAGAVKGRKASRHATSDWMEIEKQRGISVASSVMQMVYRDHVINLLDTPGHKDFSEDTYRVLTAVDSALMVIDAANGVEAQTRRLIEVCRQRNTPIITFVNKLDREVREPLDILDEVERELGMPCVPMTWPVGKGKSFGGIMNLRTDAMTVFESGSERRPQDFETIPLADEDTLRARFGAEYEAAAESMELAAGASPEWNHQDFLDAKQTPVFFGSGVNNFGVMEVLDALVDLAPPPQPRKSSLVVNRQAVEKIVRPEEPNFAGVVFKVQANMDANHRDRIAFVRMASGKYTPGMKLKVQRTGKELRPTSVVTFLSQRREAVDEAFAGDIIGFTTHGGVQLGDTITDGAALQFTGLPFFAPEMFMTVLLKNPLRTKQLQQGLAQLGEEGAIQVFRPQMGGAMLLGAVGQLQFEVVQHRLKTEYDADIRLEGCPYTGARWITADTPQELRQFTDAYPQRMALDAANALAFLCTSPYDVRLAQERFPKIHFHPLREHAGLELQH, from the coding sequence GTGTCCGCTTCGCCCTTTGCCGCCGAGACCCGGCGCCGCCGCACCTTCGCCATCATTTCTCACCCCGACGCGGGCAAGACCACGCTGACGGAAAAGCTGCTGCTGTTCTCCGGCGCGATCCAGATCGCCGGCGCGGTGAAGGGGCGCAAGGCCTCGCGGCACGCCACCAGCGACTGGATGGAGATCGAGAAGCAGCGCGGCATCTCGGTGGCCAGCTCGGTGATGCAGATGGTCTACCGCGACCACGTGATCAACCTGCTGGACACGCCCGGCCACAAGGACTTCTCGGAGGACACCTACCGGGTGCTGACGGCGGTCGACTCGGCGCTGATGGTGATCGACGCGGCCAACGGCGTGGAGGCGCAGACGCGCCGCCTGATCGAGGTCTGCCGCCAGCGCAACACGCCCATCATCACCTTCGTCAACAAGCTGGACCGCGAGGTGCGCGAGCCGCTGGACATCCTGGACGAGGTCGAGCGCGAGCTGGGCATGCCCTGCGTGCCCATGACCTGGCCGGTCGGCAAGGGCAAGAGCTTCGGCGGCATCATGAACCTGCGCACCGACGCGATGACGGTGTTCGAGTCCGGCAGCGAGCGCCGGCCGCAGGACTTCGAGACGATTCCCCTGGCCGACGAGGACACGCTGCGCGCGCGCTTCGGCGCCGAATACGAGGCCGCCGCCGAGAGCATGGAACTGGCCGCCGGCGCCTCGCCGGAATGGAACCACCAGGACTTCCTGGACGCCAAGCAGACCCCGGTGTTCTTCGGCTCCGGCGTCAACAACTTCGGCGTGATGGAGGTGCTGGACGCGCTGGTGGACCTGGCGCCGCCGCCGCAGCCGCGCAAGAGCTCGCTGGTGGTCAACCGGCAGGCGGTCGAGAAGATTGTGCGGCCGGAGGAGCCGAACTTCGCCGGCGTGGTGTTCAAGGTGCAGGCCAACATGGACGCCAACCACCGCGACCGCATCGCCTTCGTGCGCATGGCCTCCGGCAAGTACACCCCGGGCATGAAGCTCAAGGTGCAGCGCACCGGCAAGGAGCTGCGCCCGACCTCGGTCGTGACCTTCCTGTCGCAGCGGCGCGAGGCGGTGGACGAGGCCTTCGCCGGCGACATCATCGGCTTCACCACGCACGGCGGGGTGCAGCTGGGCGACACCATCACCGACGGCGCCGCGCTGCAGTTCACCGGCCTGCCCTTCTTCGCGCCCGAGATGTTCATGACGGTGCTGCTGAAGAACCCGCTGCGCACCAAGCAGCTGCAGCAGGGGCTGGCCCAGCTGGGCGAGGAAGGCGCGATCCAGGTGTTCCGGCCGCAGATGGGCGGCGCCATGCTGCTGGGGGCGGTCGGCCAGCTGCAGTTCGAGGTGGTGCAGCACCGCCTGAAGACCGAGTACGACGCCGACATCCGGCTGGAAGGCTGCCCCTACACCGGCGCGCGCTGGATCACCGCCGACACGCCGCAGGAGCTGCGCCAGTTCACCGACGCCTATCCGCAACGGATGGCCCTGGACGCCGCCAACGCCCTGGCATTTCTTTGCACTTCGCCGTACGACGTGCGGCTGGCGCAGGAACGATTTCCCAAAATCCACTTCCATCCGTTGCGCGAACACGCCGGCCTCGAACTTCAGCACTGA
- a CDS encoding S41 family peptidase, whose amino-acid sequence MFRLAPLRRAAAVAAAFSIAFLLAACGGGGGSGPDLAAGALSSRGLFPESSSLAGMCSLADQQRWLRAYMDEKYLWNDEVPEVRPADYGTMPAYFDALLVRTSDADGLARDRFSTSMSSRAADVMQGVASASAAVADYGSSRPVPLVRTILSTGSRKVGYILFNEHSKGAQDALIGAFGSLRDAGVQDLVLDLRYNGGGFLYIAQAAAAMVAGPSIEGQVFESVRYNSHRSAENAAGTFIFSTRVLTGETTYGRGHPLPQLKLPRLYVLTSQLTCSASESIVNSLRGIGVQVVLIGDRTCGKPYGFHRKDNCGQAYFPIEFQVYNAQGYGDYTAGFPVQCRVQENPRTALGAVDEPLLAAALTHIDTGRCPVAGRQLLASPMLQQSPDPSPLDRPEAPPADSPMYQPGWNGRVLQP is encoded by the coding sequence TTGTTCCGCCTTGCCCCGCTGCGCCGCGCAGCCGCCGTTGCCGCGGCCTTCTCCATTGCTTTCCTGCTGGCCGCCTGCGGCGGCGGAGGCGGCAGCGGCCCTGACCTGGCTGCCGGCGCGCTGTCGTCGCGCGGGCTGTTTCCCGAATCGTCCTCGCTGGCCGGCATGTGCTCGCTGGCCGACCAGCAGCGCTGGCTGCGCGCCTACATGGACGAGAAGTACCTGTGGAACGACGAGGTGCCCGAGGTGCGGCCCGCCGACTACGGCACGATGCCGGCCTACTTCGACGCCCTGCTGGTGCGCACGTCCGACGCCGACGGGCTGGCGCGCGACCGCTTCAGCACCAGCATGAGCAGCCGCGCGGCCGACGTGATGCAGGGCGTCGCCAGCGCCAGCGCGGCGGTGGCCGACTACGGCTCGAGCCGGCCGGTGCCGCTGGTGCGGACGATCCTGAGCACCGGCAGCCGCAAGGTCGGCTACATCCTCTTCAACGAGCACTCGAAGGGCGCGCAGGACGCGCTGATCGGCGCCTTCGGCAGCCTGCGCGACGCCGGCGTGCAGGACCTGGTGCTGGACCTGCGCTACAACGGCGGCGGCTTCCTGTACATCGCCCAGGCCGCAGCCGCCATGGTGGCCGGGCCGTCGATCGAGGGCCAGGTGTTCGAGAGCGTGCGCTACAACAGCCATCGCTCGGCCGAGAACGCCGCCGGCACCTTCATCTTCAGCACCCGGGTGCTGACCGGCGAGACCACCTATGGCCGCGGCCACCCGCTGCCGCAGTTGAAGCTGCCGCGCCTGTACGTGCTGACCTCGCAGCTGACCTGCTCGGCCAGCGAGTCCATCGTCAACAGCCTGCGCGGCATCGGGGTGCAGGTGGTCCTGATCGGCGACCGCACCTGCGGCAAGCCCTATGGCTTTCACCGCAAGGACAACTGCGGCCAGGCCTACTTCCCGATCGAGTTCCAGGTCTACAACGCGCAGGGCTACGGCGACTACACGGCCGGCTTCCCGGTGCAGTGCCGGGTGCAGGAGAACCCGCGCACCGCGCTGGGCGCGGTCGACGAGCCGCTGCTGGCGGCGGCGCTGACCCACATCGACACCGGCCGCTGCCCGGTTGCAGGCCGGCAGCTGCTCGCCAGCCCGATGCTGCAACAATCGCCGGACCCGTCGCCCCTGGACCGGCCCGAGGCGCCCCCTGCCGACTCGCCGATGTACCAGCCGGGCTGGAACGGGCGCGTGCTGCAGCCTTGA
- a CDS encoding HAD family hydrolase: MPPLAHWPQDARRGVLGVFTDIDDTLTTEGAITPDALDALGALRAAGLHVIPITGRPVGWSEPFALAWPVDAIVAENGAVALVRDAGGRLRKLYQQPADERARNYARMQQVLARIEREVPGARRAEDSPGRETDIAIDHSEFTQLPPERIDQVVALMRAEGMTATVSSIHVNGWYGDHSKLEGARWIVRELLGTELDVQLDRWVYVGDSTNDVLMFEHFPHSAGVANIRRFLDQLTHRPAYVTEGERGAGFAEVARALLAAR, translated from the coding sequence ATACCTCCCCTCGCCCACTGGCCCCAGGACGCCCGCCGCGGCGTCCTCGGCGTCTTCACCGACATCGACGACACCCTCACCACCGAGGGTGCGATCACCCCCGATGCGCTGGATGCGCTCGGCGCGCTGCGCGCCGCCGGCCTGCACGTGATCCCCATCACCGGCCGGCCGGTGGGCTGGAGCGAACCGTTCGCGCTGGCCTGGCCGGTCGATGCCATCGTGGCGGAGAACGGCGCCGTGGCGCTGGTGCGCGACGCCGGCGGACGCCTGCGCAAGCTGTACCAGCAACCGGCCGACGAGCGCGCGCGCAACTACGCCCGCATGCAGCAGGTGCTGGCGCGCATCGAGCGCGAAGTGCCGGGCGCTCGCCGCGCCGAAGACAGCCCCGGCCGCGAAACCGACATCGCGATCGACCACAGCGAATTCACGCAGCTGCCGCCCGAGCGCATCGACCAGGTGGTGGCGCTGATGCGGGCCGAAGGCATGACCGCCACGGTCAGCTCCATCCACGTCAACGGCTGGTACGGCGACCACTCCAAGCTGGAAGGCGCGCGCTGGATCGTGCGCGAGCTGCTCGGCACCGAGCTGGACGTGCAGCTCGATCGCTGGGTGTACGTCGGCGACTCCACCAACGACGTGCTGATGTTCGAGCACTTCCCGCACAGCGCAGGCGTCGCCAACATCCGCCGCTTCCTCGACCAGCTCACGCACCGGCCGGCCTACGTGACCGAAGGCGAGCGCGGGGCCGGCTTCGCCGAAGTGGCGCGGGCGCTGCTGGCAGCGCGGTAG
- a CDS encoding LysR substrate-binding domain-containing protein: MSLPLVRLPPLDLVRGFVAVGRRMSITAAADDLCVTQSAISKQVRALEDALGVKLLHRGYRQVSFTEAGERLFRSADAALQQMQDAVASLAADGRRPVTITASIGVSALWLLPRLGEFQRRHPAVDVRVAANNQVLNLAAEQIDLAIRYCAESQAPPGAVKLFGETIAPVASPVLRLRSLASPRTLARQVLLEYEDRRPWLQWDDWLAARRWSRTQARGILRFNQYDQVIHAAVNGQGIALGRLELLAPMLQDQRLRVLDATHPRAPSAFSYWLVQASPAPRREVADVAGWILEEARQLPDPAIR, encoded by the coding sequence ATGTCACTCCCACTTGTCCGCCTGCCCCCGCTTGACCTCGTCCGGGGCTTCGTCGCGGTCGGGCGCCGCATGAGCATCACGGCGGCGGCCGACGACCTGTGCGTGACGCAATCGGCCATCAGCAAGCAGGTCCGGGCGCTGGAAGATGCGCTGGGCGTCAAGCTGCTGCACCGCGGCTACCGCCAGGTCTCCTTCACCGAGGCGGGCGAACGCTTGTTCCGCAGCGCCGATGCGGCGCTGCAGCAGATGCAGGATGCGGTGGCCAGCCTGGCCGCGGACGGCCGGCGGCCGGTGACGATCACGGCCAGCATCGGCGTCTCGGCGCTCTGGCTGCTGCCCCGGCTGGGGGAATTCCAGCGCCGCCATCCGGCCGTCGACGTGCGCGTGGCGGCCAACAACCAGGTGCTGAACCTGGCGGCAGAGCAGATCGACCTGGCGATCCGCTACTGCGCCGAGAGCCAGGCACCGCCGGGCGCGGTCAAGCTGTTCGGCGAAACCATCGCCCCGGTGGCCAGCCCGGTGCTGCGGCTGCGCTCGCTGGCCAGCCCGCGCACGCTCGCTCGGCAGGTGCTGCTGGAGTACGAGGACCGGCGGCCCTGGCTGCAATGGGACGACTGGCTGGCAGCGCGCCGATGGAGCCGGACGCAGGCGCGCGGCATCCTCCGCTTCAACCAGTACGACCAGGTGATCCACGCCGCCGTGAACGGCCAGGGCATCGCGCTGGGCCGCCTGGAGCTGCTGGCGCCGATGCTGCAGGACCAGCGGCTGCGGGTGCTGGATGCGACGCACCCGCGCGCCCCGAGCGCCTTCTCCTACTGGCTGGTGCAGGCCAGCCCCGCCCCGCGCCGGGAGGTGGCGGACGTCGCCGGCTGGATCCTCGAGGAAGCGCGGCAGCTGCCCGATCCGGCCATCAGGTGA
- a CDS encoding DUF2917 domain-containing protein, whose product MTTLTEFSTCRPARPRHSRRAALLPQPSCYQLQLQEIGPQATPRRRRRAGDLPETIELSRSGPRAASLRALSPLRLTCTAGVIWLTCEGDPHDYVLQPGDDHTAQPGDRLALLGMPMGAVVVNCA is encoded by the coding sequence ATGACGACGCTGACCGAGTTTTCCACCTGCCGTCCCGCCCGCCCTCGGCACTCGCGGCGCGCGGCGCTGCTGCCGCAACCCTCCTGCTACCAGCTTCAACTGCAGGAGATCGGCCCGCAGGCCACCCCGCGGCGGCGGCGCCGGGCCGGCGATCTGCCCGAAACGATCGAGCTGAGCCGCAGCGGACCGCGCGCCGCCTCGTTGCGAGCGCTGTCCCCGTTGCGGCTCACCTGCACGGCTGGCGTGATCTGGCTCACCTGCGAGGGCGATCCGCACGACTACGTGCTCCAGCCGGGCGACGACCATACGGCGCAGCCGGGCGACCGCCTTGCGCTGCTCGGCATGCCGATGGGCGCGGTCGTGGTGAACTGTGCCTGA
- a CDS encoding VOC family protein — translation MTIHLDHVVVHSQDRIASARKIAELLGVPWSANGGPGPFSAVYVSDTLTLDFDEMQEPFPVGHFAFQVPPERFDQILGRLQAAGIAWRSRPDGPADRRVGSHGGGRLVYWDEPRGHIWEILTVSYARAPAG, via the coding sequence ATGACCATCCACCTCGACCACGTCGTCGTCCACTCGCAAGACCGCATTGCTTCGGCCCGGAAGATCGCCGAGCTGCTGGGTGTCCCCTGGTCGGCGAACGGCGGGCCGGGGCCGTTCTCCGCGGTCTACGTCAGCGACACGCTGACGCTCGATTTCGACGAGATGCAGGAGCCGTTCCCGGTCGGCCACTTCGCGTTCCAGGTGCCGCCCGAGCGTTTCGATCAGATCCTGGGTCGGCTGCAGGCCGCCGGCATCGCCTGGCGCAGTCGACCCGACGGCCCGGCGGACCGGCGGGTCGGCAGCCACGGCGGTGGGCGGCTGGTGTACTGGGACGAACCGCGCGGTCACATCTGGGAGATCCTGACCGTCAGTTACGCCCGTGCGCCGGCCGGCTGA